One Terriglobia bacterium genomic region harbors:
- the ftsH gene encoding ATP-dependent zinc metalloprotease FtsH: protein MNSTMKTILFWILILLTAVLLYSVVQRTSGGTAQAWPFSQFLSEIDEGHVKDVTIADSDIKGQLKTGEQFKTVMPMDYPELINMLRDKQVKITGEKPGNSPWFAALISWAPFLFLIGFWIFFMRQMQSGGNKALSFGKSRARLLTAHQKKVTFKDVAGVEEAKEELQEIIDFLKEPQKFQKLGGRIPKGVLLVGPPGTGKTLLARAIAGEANVPFFSISGSDFVEMFVGVGASRVRDLFEQGKKNAPCIIFIDEIDAVGRHRGAGLGGGHDEREQTLNQLLVEMDGFESNEGVILIAATNRPDVLDPALLRPGRFDRRVVVARPDVKGREGILAVHVRKIPLSDDVDVSVIARSTPGFSGADLANLVNEAALNAARMNQKSVNHEDFEMAKDKVLMGVARKSMIISEHEKRVTAYHEAGHAMVAVMVEGADPLHKVTIIPRGMALGVTQQLPVDDRHTYPRAYLEGQLAIMMGGRLAEELFLETMTTGAGNDIEQATELARKMVCQFGMSSLGPLTFGKQEEQIFLGREIAQHRDYSEETAISIDGEVRKFIMQGYERGKNILNENRDALIRIAEALLERESLDAADIKLLLAGHPLEERRTPPRVEPKNEKPTPVPTKGVVRPAPSISPHEKPSPA from the coding sequence GCTGAAAACGGGCGAACAGTTCAAAACTGTCATGCCCATGGACTATCCGGAACTGATCAACATGCTCCGGGATAAGCAGGTCAAGATCACCGGCGAGAAACCCGGCAACAGTCCGTGGTTCGCGGCACTGATCTCGTGGGCTCCGTTTCTTTTCCTGATCGGCTTCTGGATCTTCTTCATGCGGCAGATGCAGAGCGGCGGCAATAAAGCGCTGTCGTTCGGCAAGAGCCGGGCGCGCCTGCTGACGGCGCATCAGAAGAAGGTGACATTCAAAGACGTAGCAGGCGTGGAAGAAGCCAAGGAAGAGCTGCAGGAAATCATCGACTTTCTGAAAGAGCCCCAGAAGTTCCAGAAATTGGGCGGCCGGATTCCGAAAGGCGTCCTGCTGGTTGGCCCTCCGGGCACCGGTAAGACCCTTCTGGCTCGCGCGATCGCGGGTGAAGCCAATGTCCCGTTCTTCTCCATCAGCGGTTCCGATTTCGTCGAGATGTTCGTGGGCGTCGGCGCTTCGCGCGTGCGCGACCTGTTCGAGCAGGGCAAGAAGAACGCGCCCTGCATCATCTTCATCGATGAAATCGATGCGGTCGGCCGTCATCGCGGCGCCGGCCTGGGCGGCGGACACGATGAACGCGAACAGACGCTGAACCAGTTGCTGGTCGAAATGGACGGCTTCGAATCGAACGAAGGCGTCATCCTGATTGCCGCCACCAACCGGCCGGATGTGCTCGACCCGGCGCTGCTGCGGCCGGGCCGCTTTGACCGGCGCGTCGTTGTGGCGCGTCCCGATGTCAAGGGCCGCGAAGGTATCCTCGCCGTTCACGTGCGGAAGATTCCGCTGTCCGATGACGTCGATGTCTCCGTCATTGCCCGAAGCACACCGGGATTTTCCGGCGCCGATCTCGCAAACCTGGTGAATGAAGCGGCCCTCAATGCCGCCCGCATGAACCAGAAGTCGGTGAACCACGAAGACTTTGAAATGGCGAAGGACAAGGTTCTGATGGGCGTCGCCCGCAAATCGATGATCATCAGCGAGCATGAAAAGCGCGTCACGGCGTATCACGAGGCCGGCCACGCCATGGTCGCGGTCATGGTCGAAGGCGCAGATCCCTTGCACAAAGTGACGATCATTCCGCGCGGCATGGCGCTCGGCGTCACCCAACAGCTGCCTGTGGACGACCGGCACACCTATCCGAGGGCGTACCTCGAAGGCCAGCTTGCGATCATGATGGGCGGCCGCCTCGCGGAAGAACTCTTCCTCGAGACAATGACCACAGGAGCCGGCAATGACATCGAGCAGGCCACCGAGTTGGCTCGCAAGATGGTTTGCCAGTTCGGCATGTCGTCACTCGGACCGCTCACATTCGGCAAACAGGAGGAGCAGATCTTCCTCGGCCGCGAAATCGCGCAACATCGCGACTACAGCGAAGAGACCGCGATCTCGATCGACGGTGAAGTTCGAAAGTTCATCATGCAGGGCTATGAACGCGGAAAGAACATCCTGAATGAAAACCGGGATGCGCTCATCCGGATCGCCGAAGCGTTGCTGGAACGGGAATCGCTGGATGCGGCGGACATCAAGCTGCTGCTCGCGGGTCACCCCCTCGAAGAGCGCCGCACGCCGCCGCGGGTTGAACCGAAGAACGAGAAGCCGACACCGGTTCCGACGAAAGGCGTCGTCCGGCCGGCGCCGAGCATCTCGCCTCACGAGAAGCCGTCTCCGGCCTGA
- the cdaA gene encoding diadenylate cyclase CdaA: MFDAFSMPHLTWNAALDIFIVAFLIYQILVLIKGTRAVQMVLGVAFVIAFFYFSRWVRLEAVSWMLTNILPYFVFAIIVIFQHEIRRALARFGQAPLFAGFSSINRNEFYDEIILAVTTLASQQTGALIVIEREIGLKTYIESGIALDADLSYDLLVTIFNPSVPLHDGAVIVQSGRIAAAACFLPLTVKPRLSKELGTRHRAAIGVTEETDAVALIVSEETGAISFAHDGEMERRLDPETLRQRLRDAFERKRPAAERSVVPEPAEHRIDG; this comes from the coding sequence ATGTTTGATGCTTTCTCCATGCCGCATCTGACCTGGAATGCAGCGCTGGACATTTTCATCGTCGCATTTCTCATTTACCAGATCCTCGTCCTCATCAAAGGGACGCGGGCGGTGCAGATGGTCCTTGGTGTGGCGTTCGTCATTGCGTTCTTCTACTTTTCACGCTGGGTGCGTCTCGAAGCCGTGAGCTGGATGCTCACGAACATTCTTCCGTATTTCGTTTTCGCCATTATTGTGATTTTCCAGCACGAAATCCGGCGCGCGCTCGCCCGTTTCGGCCAGGCGCCGCTGTTTGCCGGTTTCTCCAGCATCAATCGGAATGAGTTTTACGACGAGATCATTCTCGCAGTCACGACGCTGGCCTCGCAGCAGACCGGCGCACTGATCGTGATTGAACGGGAGATCGGCTTGAAGACCTACATCGAGAGCGGGATCGCTCTGGACGCGGACCTTTCATACGACCTGCTGGTGACGATTTTCAATCCATCGGTGCCGCTGCATGATGGCGCCGTCATCGTCCAAAGCGGACGGATCGCGGCGGCCGCATGTTTTCTGCCGCTGACCGTGAAGCCGAGGCTCAGCAAGGAACTGGGAACACGGCACCGCGCTGCGATCGGTGTTACCGAGGAGACGGATGCCGTCGCTCTGATCGTGTCGGAAGAAACCGGCGCGATTTCCTTTGCGCACGACGGCGAGATGGAAAGACGTCTCGATCCGGAGACGCTGCGGCAACGCCTGCGTGACGCGTTCGAGAGAAAGCGGCCGGCGGCGGAACGCTCCGTTGTTCCGGAGCCGGCAGAACATCGGATAGACGGATAA
- the folP gene encoding dihydropteroate synthase, producing MREEYCWVLPRTTIRLGKRTAIMGILNVTPDSFSDGGENFGLDKAIARGREIEQEGADLIDIGGESSRPGSEAVAEEEEIRRVLPVIEGLAKTVTVPVSVDTYRANVARRALEAGAQVVNDISAFRFDDRMPGVVKEARAAVVLMHSRGTRDTLHKQPRMADPAAEVCEGLERAAGDAAQAGIAAESIVIDPGVGFGKAGEESIAILKSLNGFSKIGYPVLVGTSRKSFISLMTSSKQEEARSWGTAATVVAAIMNGAHLVRVHDVRHTRILAEVTDRLLV from the coding sequence ATGCGAGAAGAATACTGCTGGGTTCTGCCCAGAACGACAATCCGGCTCGGCAAACGCACCGCAATCATGGGGATCCTTAATGTGACGCCGGATTCCTTTTCCGATGGCGGCGAGAACTTCGGTCTCGACAAGGCGATCGCGCGAGGCCGGGAGATCGAGCAGGAAGGTGCAGACCTCATTGATATTGGTGGCGAATCCAGCAGGCCCGGAAGCGAGGCCGTTGCGGAAGAGGAGGAGATACGAAGGGTTTTGCCGGTGATTGAGGGCCTTGCGAAAACCGTAACGGTACCTGTTTCCGTCGATACGTATCGCGCGAATGTGGCGCGCCGCGCGCTGGAGGCCGGCGCTCAGGTGGTCAATGACATCAGCGCATTCCGCTTTGATGACCGGATGCCTGGCGTCGTGAAAGAAGCCCGGGCCGCCGTTGTACTGATGCACAGCCGCGGCACGCGCGATACTCTGCACAAACAGCCTCGCATGGCCGATCCCGCCGCTGAAGTGTGCGAAGGCCTCGAGCGCGCGGCCGGCGATGCCGCTCAGGCGGGCATTGCCGCGGAATCGATCGTTATCGATCCGGGAGTCGGCTTTGGAAAGGCGGGCGAGGAGAGCATCGCCATCTTAAAAAGCCTGAATGGATTTAGTAAAATAGGGTATCCGGTGCTGGTCGGCACGTCTCGTAAGTCATTTATCAGCCTGATGACGTCAAGTAAGCAAGAGGAAGCTCGGAGTTGGGGGACAGCCGCCACGGTGGTCGCGGCAATCATGAACGGAGCGCATCTCGTAAGGGTTCACGATGTCCGCCACACTCGAATACTCGCTGAGGTCACGGACCGGTTGCTGGTTTGA
- the glmM gene encoding phosphoglucosamine mutase, protein MKLFGTDGIRACAGEFPLNAPAIVAIGRAVGEKLGGKVLIGQDTRMSSPWIFDLLQKGFSQTPATLQNAGVIPTPAIALLTKWLGYSGGLMISASHNPYADNGIKVFGSDGTKLRDSDEVQIEQRIDHFAGSGDVRGQVDTVPARIISASNSTGWNERYQEILLSHFANSDWLRGLRIIVDCANGAMSEIAPRLLTKLGADVVVTHAAPNGTNINDGCGAVHTDALRTAMRAVNADFGVAFDGDGDRSMFMSAGGRLIDGDAVLLLMARRLKKLGQLNPPIVVGTLMTNYSLEKMLGNEGITLVRVAVGDRYIFDEMQRSGSPLGGEPSGHVIFPDFKLSGDGLLTTLKVAEAIAADRASFDDMTRDWIEAPQLLKNLRVRQRVPLETLPAVQAKMTEVARVLQGCGRLVVRYSGTEPLLRVMIESDDAQRNEALMDQLLKVIRDQIG, encoded by the coding sequence ATGAAGCTGTTTGGGACCGACGGGATTCGAGCGTGTGCCGGCGAATTCCCGCTGAATGCGCCCGCCATTGTGGCGATCGGCCGGGCGGTTGGCGAGAAACTGGGCGGGAAGGTCCTGATAGGGCAGGACACGCGGATGTCGAGCCCCTGGATTTTCGACCTGCTTCAAAAAGGCTTCAGCCAGACGCCGGCAACCCTGCAGAACGCCGGGGTGATTCCAACTCCTGCGATTGCGCTGTTGACCAAATGGCTTGGATATTCCGGCGGTCTGATGATTTCCGCTTCGCACAATCCATACGCGGATAACGGCATCAAGGTATTTGGTTCCGACGGTACGAAACTCAGAGACTCCGATGAGGTTCAGATCGAGCAGCGCATCGATCATTTCGCCGGAAGCGGCGATGTGCGAGGGCAGGTCGATACAGTGCCGGCCCGCATCATTTCCGCATCGAATTCGACGGGCTGGAACGAGCGGTACCAGGAGATCCTGCTTTCTCACTTTGCCAATTCAGACTGGCTGCGCGGCTTGCGCATCATCGTGGATTGCGCGAACGGCGCGATGAGCGAAATCGCTCCGCGTCTGTTGACAAAGCTCGGGGCCGACGTCGTGGTGACGCACGCAGCGCCGAATGGGACCAATATCAACGACGGCTGCGGCGCTGTGCATACGGATGCGCTTCGGACTGCAATGCGGGCCGTGAATGCGGATTTTGGCGTCGCTTTTGACGGCGACGGTGACCGCTCGATGTTCATGTCGGCCGGTGGAAGGCTGATCGACGGAGACGCCGTCCTCCTTCTGATGGCGAGGCGGCTGAAGAAGCTGGGGCAGCTTAATCCCCCGATCGTGGTGGGTACGCTGATGACCAACTACAGCCTGGAAAAAATGCTCGGGAATGAGGGCATCACGCTGGTGCGGGTTGCGGTGGGGGATCGCTATATTTTCGACGAAATGCAGCGGAGCGGCAGCCCGCTCGGCGGCGAACCTTCAGGGCATGTGATTTTTCCCGATTTCAAATTGTCCGGAGATGGTCTTCTGACGACGCTGAAGGTGGCGGAGGCGATTGCAGCCGACCGTGCTTCGTTTGACGACATGACACGCGACTGGATCGAAGCGCCGCAGCTTTTGAAGAATCTCAGGGTGCGGCAGAGAGTGCCCTTGGAGACGCTGCCGGCGGTGCAGGCAAAGATGACCGAAGTGGCTCGCGTTCTGCAGGGCTGCGGCCGCCTGGTCGTGCGGTATTCGGGGACCGAGCCGCTGCTGCGGGTGATGATTGAAAGCGACGATGCGCAGAGAAACGAAGCGCTCATGGACCAACTGCTTAAAGTCATCCGCGATCAGATCGGCTGA
- a CDS encoding CdaR family protein — MRSATYWITHNWHLKIVSLILATMLWMAVANQASSEIGLDVPLEYRNIPAQLEITGDMTNTVQVRLRGSANLIKDITAKDVSTTIDLSRMRRGEKIVPLSPQNVQAPFGAEVIRVNPSSVRFNLERTLTKTIPVVPTIIGQPRDGFEVGKVSVSPATVDIEGPESRVNTMSSIATVGIRVDRRETSMEQTADLDVPDPQIRLQHPSPVSIRIEIRRSRQP, encoded by the coding sequence ATGCGATCAGCAACATATTGGATCACCCACAACTGGCATCTGAAGATCGTCTCGTTGATTCTTGCAACGATGCTGTGGATGGCTGTCGCCAATCAGGCCTCATCGGAGATCGGACTCGATGTTCCGCTGGAGTATCGGAACATTCCGGCTCAGCTCGAGATTACCGGAGACATGACAAACACCGTTCAAGTGCGGCTTCGTGGCTCGGCGAATCTGATCAAGGACATCACGGCGAAAGATGTTTCCACGACCATTGACCTGAGCCGGATGCGCCGTGGCGAGAAGATCGTGCCGCTGTCGCCCCAGAATGTTCAGGCTCCGTTCGGCGCAGAGGTGATCCGCGTGAATCCCTCGAGTGTGCGGTTCAACCTGGAGCGTACGCTTACAAAGACGATACCGGTAGTACCCACGATCATCGGCCAGCCTCGGGATGGCTTCGAAGTCGGGAAGGTGTCGGTAAGCCCGGCCACAGTCGACATTGAGGGCCCCGAGAGCCGGGTAAACACAATGTCGTCCATTGCCACCGTCGGCATCCGCGTGGATCGCAGGGAAACGTCGATGGAGCAAACCGCCGATCTTGACGTGCCCGATCCGCAGATCCGTCTGCAGCATCCCTCGCCGGTCAGCATTCGCATCGAAATCCGTCGCAGCCGGCAACCCTGA